In the Alteromonas sp. M12 genome, one interval contains:
- a CDS encoding YicC/YloC family endoribonuclease, with the protein MIYSMTAFARNEIKAEWGTAIWEIRSVNQRYLETFFRLPEQFRSLEPMLRERFRKRLQRGKVECALRYIPNDAAAGELSLNEDLAKQLLKAADWVQSHGQSSGVNPVDILRWPGVIATVETDMDSIQTDIMKGFDDTLNDFIQARAAEGVNLKEMIEQRLAGIQEQVKIVSARMPEIITWQKERLLSRFEEAKIELEAGRVEQEMIMLAQKVDVAEELDRLNSHIGETHNILNKGGACGRRLDFMMQEFNRESNTLGSKSIHADITQSAVELKVLIEQMREQIQNIE; encoded by the coding sequence ATGATATATAGCATGACAGCATTTGCCCGCAACGAAATAAAAGCAGAATGGGGCACCGCAATATGGGAAATTCGCTCGGTTAATCAACGCTACCTAGAAACCTTTTTCCGCCTTCCAGAGCAGTTTCGCTCACTCGAACCAATGTTAAGAGAACGTTTTAGAAAACGTCTTCAACGGGGCAAAGTAGAATGTGCATTACGCTATATTCCCAACGATGCAGCAGCAGGCGAGCTAAGTCTTAATGAAGATCTTGCCAAACAGCTACTAAAAGCCGCCGACTGGGTACAATCTCACGGCCAATCAAGCGGCGTAAACCCCGTCGATATCCTGCGCTGGCCTGGCGTTATTGCCACGGTGGAAACCGATATGGACAGCATTCAAACCGACATAATGAAAGGCTTTGACGACACTCTCAACGACTTCATCCAAGCTCGCGCGGCAGAAGGTGTTAACTTAAAAGAAATGATTGAACAACGCCTTGCAGGAATACAAGAACAAGTCAAAATCGTGAGCGCCAGAATGCCAGAAATCATCACATGGCAAAAAGAGCGACTATTAAGCCGCTTCGAAGAAGCAAAAATCGAACTTGAAGCGGGCAGAGTAGAACAAGAGATGATCATGCTTGCACAAAAGGTCGACGTCGCCGAAGAACTCGACCGACTCAACTCCCATATTGGCGAAACTCACAACATCCTCAATAAAGGCGGCGCATGCGGCCGAAGACTCGACTTCATGATGCAAGAATTCAATCGCGAATCAAACACCCTAGGCTCAAAATCTATTCACGCCGACATCACCCAATCAGCGGTAGAGCTAAAAGTGTTAATTGAGCAAATGCGCGAGCAAATTCAGAATATCGAGTAA
- a CDS encoding response regulator receiver domain — protein sequence MTPVLSFKENSKMIAQHFLQSVVAVDDNIRFKARPAFDDEKLAEPDDTGFGEFEADDDKQQATTALSHELYYQDLSHEFASKGIICGGFSPEGDVDSSLQAVVNTSKNADITILDWQMEKAGPDGKFAIDTTLKISEIDIAEGGRTRLICIYTAENAKDVADILVKSLVGLHSKLEERTITFELPELTHWKIEVVNKADKQEVELCDFLINSFANLTTGLLSNAVVSSIASIRDNTHNLLHKFNSTLDPAYVSHILGLISSPKMREQAHDVAFDYAVELISEELKSSLQINEKVKGSLSKKIINAWPDFIEVDDLKKSFFLELSDEEKLTFDRTQMKRLLLAEDLKETLKEIGMEASQKNIVASPKAKRLLAGESDQEKIDPILNINNAIQVKHQTLKPIERFEREAIQLSINEPSEKPLLDLCSIENTRRSQEILLCRAPSLKQGTIVKNEETSEYYICIQPLCDSVRLQSTTSFTFLQISEVTEKKGKFTHVIKKANNEHLKLFISCKATTVRTLDFLPDTDSKVVLSSLEERQYFFVENSNNTRFEWYGELKQLITQDIVNNLAAQISRVGSDSFEWLRQKQL from the coding sequence ATGACACCAGTGTTAAGTTTTAAAGAAAACTCAAAAATGATTGCACAGCACTTTTTACAATCGGTAGTTGCCGTTGATGACAACATTAGATTTAAAGCAAGACCTGCTTTTGATGATGAAAAATTAGCTGAGCCTGATGATACTGGTTTTGGTGAGTTTGAAGCTGATGATGACAAACAGCAAGCAACCACAGCTCTTTCTCATGAGCTATATTATCAAGATTTATCTCACGAATTTGCAAGTAAAGGAATTATATGTGGTGGTTTTTCCCCTGAAGGTGACGTCGATTCTTCATTGCAAGCAGTCGTAAATACCTCTAAGAATGCAGATATCACTATATTAGATTGGCAAATGGAAAAAGCTGGCCCTGATGGAAAATTTGCAATAGATACAACACTTAAAATATCTGAGATTGATATTGCTGAAGGTGGAAGAACTCGATTGATTTGCATATATACAGCTGAGAATGCTAAAGATGTTGCTGATATACTTGTAAAATCACTTGTTGGCTTACACTCAAAATTAGAAGAAAGGACTATTACGTTTGAGTTACCCGAGCTAACTCATTGGAAAATTGAGGTGGTTAATAAGGCTGATAAACAAGAGGTTGAGTTATGTGATTTTTTGATTAATTCTTTTGCTAATCTTACGACTGGATTATTGTCGAACGCTGTCGTGTCTTCGATAGCATCAATTCGTGATAATACACATAATCTTTTACATAAGTTTAATAGCACTCTTGATCCTGCATATGTATCCCATATTTTAGGTTTGATCTCATCACCTAAAATGAGAGAGCAAGCTCATGACGTTGCGTTCGACTACGCTGTTGAATTAATTTCTGAAGAGCTTAAATCAAGTTTACAGATAAATGAAAAAGTTAAAGGTAGTCTATCTAAAAAGATCATAAATGCTTGGCCTGATTTTATTGAAGTAGATGACCTTAAAAAATCATTTTTCTTGGAGTTATCTGATGAGGAGAAACTAACCTTCGATCGAACACAGATGAAGCGGCTTTTATTAGCCGAAGATTTAAAAGAGACCCTAAAAGAAATAGGTATGGAAGCCAGTCAAAAAAACATCGTAGCTAGTCCAAAAGCTAAAAGATTGTTGGCTGGTGAATCAGACCAAGAAAAGATTGACCCTATTCTAAATATTAATAATGCAATACAAGTTAAACATCAAACGCTTAAACCTATAGAGCGTTTTGAAAGAGAAGCAATTCAATTGTCAATAAATGAACCCTCGGAAAAGCCTTTGCTGGACTTATGTTCAATTGAAAATACAAGACGCTCCCAGGAAATTTTGTTATGTAGAGCACCCTCATTGAAGCAGGGAACAATAGTAAAAAATGAAGAGACAAGTGAATATTATATATGTATTCAGCCTTTATGTGACAGTGTTCGCTTACAAAGCACTACAAGCTTTACATTTTTGCAAATTTCTGAGGTTACGGAGAAGAAAGGAAAGTTTACACATGTAATAAAGAAAGCAAACAATGAGCACTTAAAGCTTTTTATTTCTTGTAAAGCAACTACTGTACGAACGTTAGATTTTTTACCAGATACTGATAGTAAGGTTGTTTTATCATCTTTAGAAGAGCGTCAATATTTTTTCGTCGAAAATTCCAATAACACTCGCTTTGAATGGTATGGCGAGCTTAAACAACTTATAACTCAAGACATTGTTAATAATTTGGCTGCTCAAATATCTAGAGTGGGGAGTGATTCATTTGAATGGTTAAGACAAAAGCAACTTTAG
- a CDS encoding ATP-binding protein, whose amino-acid sequence MAQIKTKARALDMLGRQQIAGIPTALSELFKNAHDAYADNVEVDYIRKRNLLILRDDGLGMTRDEFEERWLTIGTDSKFVDENSIALPATNMSKALRPVMGEKGIGRLSIAAIGPQVLVLTRAKREDGLSALVASFINWTLFSLPALDLSDIDIPLIEIRNNQMITNDQFLNLLSQAKDNVKSLNNKISQDKIDAVVHQIDSFEFNPEVWYRNLKAFDAKVDDQLESDGITSTRKLYLDEDGFGTHFVISPVDEILNEEVEGDSAARAATDQASRLEKALLGFTNTMDKDNKPPILARFRDHTADGSVVDRISESIFFTPQEFEQSDHHIKGSFNEFGQFTGTVTIYGEEKREYVLSWPEGLNKPVSCGHFKINLAVIMGTARESKLPNVLWQEIYHKTNKIGGLYIYRDGIRVLPYGDSDVDFLHIEQRRSKTGQAFFSYRRMLGSVELTKEYNYALHEKAGREGFIENKAYKQFKSILENFFIQAARDFFNEKGDLSEQFVHIRSRHQEAYDLLKKRENLTSTKKKRLQEQLEVFFKRYDNDYWSSRLTSISEKINYKFKDFDGQFESVDDFIFEVQEILSNGLKPLVNNLNITFPAGVGFGKALTDLCDMYKVKKDKIQSNINELKAKTEKRLVEFEDKFGNRTGMRRRFSDSIDSQTEYQQKQLNAVYNKANKVLEELEGWAKSEISKNRAIAKENLEQVKHDFSSVSFNEKSTDELYELKASLEGKITETANMVLEKVEHIADQIQTIREGNEQNSISGNKLTEVIESEYEHLKEVNDQNSEMVHLGMAIGIIHHEFSGNVLGIRRALKEMQPWASKNEKLNLIYQDIRSGFEHLEGYLKVFTPLTRRLTRKKVTITGKAVSDFVNSVFWDRLANEKIQLKVTDKFLEQSIIGFTSTIYPAIINLIDNSIFWLGKASGEKVITLDATNTGFIIKDSGPGIPTIDKENVFEFAFSRKAGGRGMGLYVVRKTLEDEGFEISLAPYNPNEGASFTITPKLEQDLINAEA is encoded by the coding sequence ATGGCTCAGATTAAAACAAAAGCAAGAGCTTTGGATATGTTAGGAAGGCAGCAAATAGCAGGTATTCCAACAGCTTTAAGCGAATTATTTAAGAATGCACATGATGCGTATGCAGACAATGTAGAAGTCGATTACATACGTAAAAGGAACCTTTTAATTCTTCGAGACGATGGTCTTGGGATGACTCGTGATGAATTTGAAGAGCGATGGCTAACAATAGGCACAGACAGCAAGTTTGTTGATGAAAATAGCATTGCTTTACCTGCAACAAACATGTCGAAAGCCCTTCGTCCTGTTATGGGCGAGAAAGGTATAGGCCGACTATCAATTGCTGCTATAGGTCCTCAGGTACTAGTTTTGACTAGGGCAAAAAGAGAGGATGGTTTATCAGCCCTAGTTGCGAGCTTTATAAATTGGACTTTATTTTCACTTCCTGCTCTAGATTTAAGCGATATAGACATCCCTTTAATTGAAATTAGAAATAATCAAATGATAACAAATGACCAGTTTTTAAATTTGTTATCACAAGCAAAAGACAATGTAAAATCATTAAATAATAAAATATCTCAAGATAAAATTGACGCTGTTGTTCATCAGATCGACTCCTTTGAATTCAATCCTGAAGTCTGGTATCGAAACTTGAAAGCTTTTGATGCTAAAGTCGATGACCAATTAGAAAGTGATGGTATCACATCAACTCGAAAGCTCTATTTAGATGAAGACGGTTTTGGAACTCACTTTGTCATATCCCCAGTAGATGAGATCTTAAATGAAGAGGTTGAAGGCGACTCAGCTGCAAGAGCTGCGACAGACCAAGCATCTCGTTTAGAAAAAGCTTTGCTTGGTTTTACCAATACAATGGACAAAGATAATAAACCACCTATTTTGGCTCGTTTTAGAGACCACACAGCAGATGGCTCAGTCGTCGATAGAATAAGTGAATCAATCTTTTTTACTCCACAGGAATTTGAGCAATCTGACCATCATATCAAAGGCTCATTCAACGAATTTGGTCAGTTTACAGGTACAGTAACTATCTATGGTGAAGAAAAAAGAGAATATGTATTGTCTTGGCCTGAAGGACTTAACAAGCCTGTATCTTGTGGACATTTTAAAATTAATTTGGCTGTCATTATGGGAACTGCCAGAGAATCAAAATTACCAAATGTCTTATGGCAAGAAATTTACCATAAAACCAACAAAATCGGTGGGTTGTACATTTATAGAGATGGAATTCGCGTTCTTCCTTATGGTGATTCAGATGTTGATTTTTTACACATTGAGCAAAGAAGAAGTAAGACTGGTCAAGCTTTCTTTTCCTATCGTAGGATGCTTGGAAGCGTCGAGCTAACTAAAGAATACAATTATGCATTACACGAGAAAGCTGGCCGAGAAGGGTTTATAGAAAATAAGGCTTATAAACAATTCAAATCAATTTTAGAGAACTTCTTTATACAAGCAGCACGCGATTTTTTTAATGAAAAAGGTGACCTATCAGAACAATTTGTACACATAAGGTCAAGACATCAAGAAGCATATGACTTACTTAAAAAGCGAGAAAACCTTACAAGCACCAAGAAAAAAAGGCTGCAAGAGCAACTAGAAGTGTTTTTCAAACGTTACGATAATGACTATTGGAGCAGTCGATTAACAAGTATATCTGAGAAAATTAATTATAAATTTAAAGATTTTGATGGGCAATTTGAGTCTGTCGATGATTTTATTTTTGAAGTTCAAGAAATCTTATCAAATGGACTAAAACCATTAGTAAATAATCTAAATATTACGTTTCCAGCAGGAGTAGGGTTTGGTAAAGCGCTAACAGACCTGTGCGATATGTATAAAGTTAAAAAAGATAAAATCCAAAGCAATATTAATGAGTTAAAGGCAAAAACTGAAAAGCGTTTGGTAGAGTTTGAAGATAAATTTGGAAACCGAACAGGGATGCGTAGGCGTTTCAGTGACTCAATCGACTCGCAAACTGAATATCAACAAAAACAACTTAATGCAGTTTATAACAAAGCTAATAAAGTATTAGAAGAATTAGAAGGCTGGGCAAAGAGTGAAATATCTAAGAATAGAGCGATAGCCAAAGAAAACTTAGAACAGGTGAAGCATGATTTTTCTTCTGTAAGCTTTAACGAAAAATCAACAGATGAGTTATATGAGCTGAAAGCCTCTCTTGAAGGGAAAATAACTGAAACTGCAAATATGGTTCTTGAAAAAGTAGAGCATATAGCTGATCAAATACAGACAATCAGAGAAGGTAATGAGCAAAATTCAATATCAGGAAATAAACTTACTGAAGTTATTGAGTCGGAATATGAACATCTAAAAGAAGTAAATGATCAAAATTCTGAAATGGTACATTTAGGTATGGCGATTGGAATTATACACCATGAGTTTAGCGGGAATGTGTTAGGGATAAGGCGAGCATTGAAAGAAATGCAACCTTGGGCAAGTAAAAATGAAAAGCTCAATTTGATATACCAAGATATTCGGAGCGGTTTTGAGCACCTTGAAGGTTACCTAAAAGTGTTCACACCACTCACTAGAAGATTAACTAGAAAGAAAGTAACGATTACAGGTAAAGCGGTATCAGATTTTGTTAATAGTGTTTTCTGGGATCGTTTAGCCAATGAAAAAATTCAATTAAAGGTAACCGATAAGTTTCTAGAGCAAAGCATTATAGGATTTACCTCTACCATATACCCCGCAATCATAAACCTAATCGATAACTCTATTTTTTGGCTCGGCAAAGCTAGTGGAGAAAAGGTGATTACGTTAGATGCTACTAATACTGGTTTTATTATTAAAGATTCAGGGCCTGGTATTCCTACCATAGATAAAGAAAATGTGTTCGAATTTGCTTTTTCTCGAAAGGCTGGCGGACGAGGAATGGGTTTATACGTGGTAAGAAAGACACTAGAAGATGAGGGATTTGAAATATCTTTAGCACCATATAACCCCAATGAAGGTGCTAGCTTTACTATAACACCCAAACTAGAACAAGATTTAATCAATGCAGAGGCGTAA
- a CDS encoding DNA cytosine methyltransferase, producing MNVIDFFSGCGGASKGLEQAGCNISLGIDFEPNAASTYKANFPNAQFILDDVRNITVEDIVTKVPNITEEPLLICTCAPCQPFSNQNNKKSDADIRRTLLDETHRFILAFNPEYILLENVPGMQNVNPNVEGPFCRFLSFLSKNGYQHLKFIAKSEEYGVPQKRKRLVLLASRLGRIEEPEKTHGVNGIPYVTVRDAIFMLPPLRAGEVSGEDPVHRCSNLDSINLERISLTPEGGDRRNWPTRLINKAHKDYDGHYDTYGRMSWDKPSPTLTTRCNGYSNGRFGHPDVNQNRPISMREAANLQTFPSDYIFSGTLTSMAKQIGNAVPCELARNFGLAILNHFNRVQEGQE from the coding sequence TTGAATGTAATTGACTTTTTTAGTGGCTGCGGCGGGGCAAGCAAAGGATTAGAACAGGCTGGTTGTAATATCTCGTTAGGGATAGATTTCGAACCGAATGCTGCTTCGACTTATAAAGCCAATTTCCCAAACGCTCAGTTTATTTTAGATGATGTTAGAAATATAACAGTTGAAGATATTGTGACTAAAGTTCCCAATATAACCGAAGAGCCTTTGTTAATATGTACATGTGCTCCTTGCCAGCCATTTTCCAATCAAAACAATAAAAAGTCTGATGCTGATATTAGAAGAACTCTTTTAGATGAAACACATCGGTTTATATTAGCCTTTAATCCTGAATATATATTGCTTGAAAATGTACCAGGAATGCAAAATGTTAACCCTAATGTCGAAGGGCCATTCTGTCGCTTTCTATCTTTCTTGTCAAAAAACGGCTACCAACACTTAAAATTTATCGCAAAGTCCGAAGAATACGGCGTTCCACAAAAAAGAAAAAGGTTGGTTCTATTAGCAAGTAGACTCGGAAGAATAGAGGAACCAGAGAAAACACACGGTGTAAATGGTATCCCATACGTTACAGTCAGAGACGCAATTTTTATGCTACCACCACTTCGCGCGGGAGAAGTATCTGGCGAAGATCCAGTTCATAGATGCTCTAATTTAGATTCTATCAATCTTGAACGAATTAGTTTGACACCTGAAGGGGGCGATAGAAGGAATTGGCCCACCAGGTTGATAAATAAAGCTCATAAAGATTATGACGGGCACTACGACACATATGGGAGGATGAGTTGGGACAAACCATCACCTACACTAACTACAAGATGTAATGGTTACTCTAATGGTAGATTTGGTCATCCAGATGTAAATCAAAATAGGCCAATAAGCATGAGGGAAGCTGCAAACCTTCAAACATTTCCAAGCGACTATATTTTTTCAGGTACACTTACTTCCATGGCTAAACAAATAGGAAATGCCGTACCCTGCGAGTTGGCTAGAAATTTTGGTTTAGCAATTTTAAATCATTTTAATCGCGTTCAGGAAGGACAAGAGTAA
- a CDS encoding AAA family ATPase, producing the protein MQRHLLNALIAWKNQPVRKPLLIDGARQTGKTYLLQELFGNTFTNILRIDFLENPAYKEAFDGSLSPDELLMNIELLTNRAFNPETDLLILDEIGECERAVTSLKFFAEKAPSYFVAASGSNIGLLNTFPVGKVEQYNLRPLTFQEFIYASNEQALIKAFDSQASTPAVHTKLMDKLTDYFFTGGMPEAVSAWYQFKDSSILERVERVSKIHADLVEGYRRDFGKYAGKVDATIIESVFNSIPAQLSLVSDESVKRFKFKHVLERKSRYSDFETAIHWLNSCRLALPNYPIEGLPKSPLAAYKKENMVKLFMFDVGMLNHMLGSSYKEIKQQNYEYKGYVAENFVQQELTAIGVEPSYSWNDARAEIEFILATDEGDIIPVEVKSGKRTRAKSLASYVEKCAPSKTFKLTGTQGSSALEQTNIVMPLYFTQYLPQRW; encoded by the coding sequence ATGCAGCGTCACTTACTCAACGCCCTAATTGCATGGAAAAACCAACCTGTGCGCAAGCCATTATTGATCGATGGCGCAAGACAAACGGGTAAAACCTATCTGCTGCAGGAGTTGTTTGGAAACACCTTTACCAACATCCTTCGTATCGACTTTCTTGAAAATCCTGCCTACAAAGAAGCGTTCGATGGCTCACTGTCACCTGACGAGCTACTAATGAACATTGAACTGTTGACCAATCGGGCGTTCAACCCAGAAACGGACCTGCTGATCTTAGATGAAATTGGCGAATGTGAACGCGCCGTTACCTCACTAAAGTTTTTTGCTGAAAAAGCACCTTCCTATTTTGTCGCGGCCAGCGGCTCGAATATTGGTTTGCTCAACACCTTCCCTGTTGGCAAGGTAGAACAATACAATTTACGACCACTGACCTTCCAAGAATTTATTTATGCATCAAACGAGCAAGCGCTGATCAAAGCGTTTGATAGTCAAGCAAGCACACCTGCTGTGCACACTAAATTGATGGATAAACTAACAGACTACTTTTTTACGGGTGGTATGCCGGAAGCAGTTTCTGCTTGGTATCAGTTTAAGGATTCAAGCATTCTAGAGCGTGTTGAAAGAGTCAGTAAGATTCATGCCGATTTAGTTGAAGGTTATCGTCGCGATTTTGGTAAATACGCGGGCAAGGTCGATGCCACAATAATTGAATCGGTGTTTAATAGCATTCCAGCGCAGTTATCACTTGTGAGCGATGAGTCCGTTAAACGCTTCAAATTTAAACATGTTCTTGAGCGTAAATCTCGTTATAGCGATTTTGAAACCGCAATCCATTGGCTTAACAGTTGCCGCTTAGCCTTGCCAAACTATCCTATTGAAGGATTGCCGAAATCACCTCTTGCGGCCTATAAAAAAGAGAATATGGTTAAGCTGTTTATGTTTGATGTGGGCATGCTCAATCATATGCTGGGCAGTAGTTATAAAGAGATTAAGCAACAAAACTATGAATATAAAGGATATGTGGCAGAAAACTTTGTGCAGCAAGAGCTCACTGCCATTGGTGTTGAACCAAGTTATTCATGGAATGACGCCCGCGCCGAAATCGAATTTATTTTGGCAACAGATGAAGGAGATATCATCCCTGTAGAAGTAAAAAGTGGCAAACGTACAAGAGCAAAATCGCTGGCATCCTACGTTGAAAAATGTGCACCAAGTAAAACCTTTAAGTTAACTGGCACACAAGGCTCATCAGCGTTAGAACAAACCAATATCGTGATGCCCTTGTATTTCACCCAGTATTTACCACAGAGATGGTAA
- a CDS encoding ADP-ribosylglycohydrolase family protein → MSESINSEIHDKFIGCMLGGAIGDAFGAPVEFISRERILALHGKEGVTSLLPAYGKVGAITDDTQMTLFTAEGLLRAYVRGKHKGATSWLGCIGHAYQRWLQTQSHSSPSNLTVSNDGLLWQYRELHDQRAPGNTCLNALSTAGGFEELAFNDSKGCGGVMRVAPIGLFCWRLKDSFTLEECFKLGCDAAQLTHGHPTGYLAAGAFSAIIYQILDGYTLVDATLSVIPILKEQRSAEETINAIEQALSLSKTQSDYAKAIQQMGEGWIAEEALAISLYCAIVANDLNHLMSISVSHDGDSDSTGAISGNLWGALYDVTSIDQQLVQQLELSEIIAEIAKDLFEFPTWGIGPYASNQSFDNAIWNKYPGY, encoded by the coding sequence GTGTCTGAATCAATCAATTCTGAAATACATGATAAATTCATTGGCTGTATGCTTGGCGGGGCTATAGGTGATGCGTTTGGCGCGCCTGTAGAATTCATATCACGAGAACGCATTCTTGCCTTGCATGGCAAAGAAGGCGTCACATCATTGTTACCAGCTTATGGCAAAGTTGGGGCGATTACAGACGATACCCAGATGACCCTTTTTACCGCAGAAGGTTTGTTAAGGGCTTATGTGCGGGGGAAGCATAAAGGCGCGACTTCGTGGTTAGGCTGTATTGGTCATGCATATCAGCGCTGGTTACAAACCCAGTCCCACTCCTCGCCGAGTAATTTAACCGTAAGCAATGACGGACTTCTTTGGCAATACCGAGAGCTCCACGACCAGCGCGCCCCCGGTAACACTTGCCTAAATGCACTCAGCACAGCAGGGGGATTTGAAGAGTTAGCATTCAATGACAGTAAAGGTTGTGGGGGGGTGATGCGTGTTGCGCCTATCGGTTTATTTTGCTGGCGCTTAAAAGACAGTTTTACCCTTGAGGAATGTTTTAAGCTTGGCTGTGATGCCGCACAACTTACTCATGGTCATCCTACTGGCTATTTGGCCGCGGGGGCATTTTCCGCCATCATTTATCAGATATTAGACGGTTACACCTTAGTCGACGCCACACTTTCCGTTATCCCAATACTGAAAGAACAACGCAGCGCTGAAGAAACCATTAATGCCATCGAGCAAGCTCTAAGTCTATCGAAAACACAAAGCGATTATGCAAAAGCGATTCAACAAATGGGTGAAGGATGGATAGCCGAAGAGGCACTCGCCATTTCATTATATTGTGCAATAGTCGCCAATGATTTAAATCATCTGATGAGCATATCCGTAAGCCATGATGGCGACTCTGACTCTACTGGAGCTATCTCTGGCAATTTATGGGGAGCGCTTTATGACGTGACAAGTATTGATCAGCAACTTGTTCAACAGCTGGAGTTATCCGAAATCATCGCAGAGATAGCCAAAGATTTGTTTGAATTTCCAACTTGGGGCATTGGTCCTTATGCGTCAAACCAGAGTTTTGATAATGCCATATGGAATAAATACCCTGGATATTGA